From the Plodia interpunctella isolate USDA-ARS_2022_Savannah chromosome 5, ilPloInte3.2, whole genome shotgun sequence genome, one window contains:
- the LOC128670163 gene encoding uncharacterized protein LOC128670163, which yields MFSDGMFPKCIFRMRFSLQFGFMCYCLTATSWLCDAVSVNMQGSLTLGKEVMDMLTHYIGGDFFLINGRRSESGQAIDFYTQITKSAELCDSLKLCNTGNLKDFVDEYIITLGKAVESIFDVVTHGHRRSKESDTIFGAEFVRALKEIEPLLHAANNKVTDNNEQHIWTSTIKRISSKLQNRVAIFTDNNLEGRTEDIINVKKKLSQKLILAIIAVEDTYLRKLCSVHRICFRHVECTRSLNMLLDSFKNLDERTAKEFVKIFHNELEETEFFGRLREETANEFQVVLSDLSNTDTVQAKEILASVQSTVEFRLKSDTTAQGITGGFDTKLVNIILSDMDFVYGKHKPDPFHSFLTNVYKWQTAGSNLKSGMRTVIKRIDSDLKTANDDIRYKVMNEVRVFLEITLDP from the exons ATGTTTTCTGACGGCATGTTTCCGAAGTGTATTTTTCGAATGCGATTTTCTTTACAGTTCGGTTTTATGTGCTATTGCTTAAcag cgACATCGTGGCTGTGTGATGCAGTAAGTGTCAACATGCAAGGGTCTTTAACACTCGGCAAGGAAGTAATGGACATGCTAACACATTACATAGGAGGAGATTTCTTCCTCATCAACGGCAGACGATCCGAATCCGGCCAAGCAATCGATTTTTACACTCAGATCACAAAGTCAGCAGAGCTGTGCGATAGTTTGAAATTATGTAACACTGGTAACCTTAAAGACTTCGTAGacgaatatataattacgCTCGGTAAAGCTGTAGAGAGTATATTCGATGTTGTTACACATGGACACCGGAGATCAAAAGAATCTGACACTATTTTCGGTGCAGAATTCGTGAGAGCACTCAAAGAAATCGAACCACTTCTACATGCtgctaataataaagttacagACAACAACGAACAACACATATGGACAAGTACTATTAAAAGAATCAgctcaaaattacaaaataggGTTGCCATTTTTACAGACAACAACCTAGAAGGTCGGACAGAAGATATAATTAACGTTAAAAAGAAACTGAGCCAAAAATTAATACTGGCTATTATTGCCGTCGAGGACACATATTTGAGAAAACTTTGTAGTGTTCACAGAATTTGTTTTAGGCATGTTGAATGTACTAGGAGTCTGAACATGTTGCTGgacagttttaaaaatttagacGAAAGGACTGCGAAGgagtttgtaaaaatattccatAATGAGCTTGAGGAGACAGAATTCTTTGGACGTCTAAGAGAGGAGACGGCAAATGAATTCCAAGTTGTGCTAAGTGATTTGTCTAACACAGACACAGTGCAAGCTAAGGAAATTCTGGCATCTGTTCAGAGTACTGTTGAATTTAGATTGAAATCAGATACTACAGCACAAGGTATAACTGGTGGTTTTGACACTAAATTAGTGAATATCATATTATCAGATATGGATTTCGTGTACGGCAAGCATAAACCGGATCCATTCCATAGTTTTTTGACGAATGTCTACAAGTGGCAGACCGCTGGTTCTAATCTTAAATCTGGAATGAGAACAGTTATTAAACGCATTGACAGTGATTTAAAAACTGCCAACGATGATATTCGTTATAAGGTGATGAACGAAGTAAgggtatttttagaaataaccCTCGACCCATGA
- the RpL7A gene encoding large ribosomal subunit protein eL8 yields MVQKKPKKKVGKKVAAAPLVVKKVEPKKVVNPLFEKRTKNFAIGQDIQPTRDLSRFVRWPKYIRIQRQKAVLQRRLKVPPPINQFTQTLDKTTAKGLFKILEKYTPETEAARKERLRKAAEAKVAKKEEPPAKRPNTLRAGTNTVTKLVEKKKAQLVVIAHDVDPIELVLFLPALCRKMGVPYCIVKGKSRLGALVHRKTCTCVALTHVESGDRASFSKVVESIKTNFNERYEELRRHWGGGALGNKSNARIAKLEKAKARELAQKQG; encoded by the exons ATGGTGCAGAAGAAG CCTAAGAAGAAGGTCGGCAAGAAGGTGGCGGCCGCCCCTTTGGTCGTCAAGAAAGTTGAACCAAAAAAGGTTGTAAACCCACTCTTTGAAAAGAGGACCAAGAACTTCGCTATtg GCCAGGACATCCAGCCAACTCGTGATTTGTCCCGCTTCGTAAGATGGCCCAAGTACATCCGCATCCAGCGGCAGAAGGCCGTGCTACAACGCAGGCTCAAGGTGCCCCCACCGATCAACCAGTTCACACAGACACTTGATAAGACCACAG CTAAGGGTCTTTTCAAAATCTTGGAGAAATACACACCTGAGACTGAGGCAGCCAGGAAGGAAAGGTTAAGGAAAGCTGCTGAAGCTAAG GTAGCTAAGAAGGAAGAGCCACCGGCGAAGAGGCCTAACACCCTCCGGGCTGGCACCAACACAGTCACCAAGTTGGTGGAGAAAAAGAAGGCCCAGCTGGTCGTCATCGCACACGATGTAGACCCTATTGAG CTGGTACTGTTCCTTCCCGCTCTATGCCGCAAGATGGGCGTCCCGTACTGCATCGTGAAGGGCAAGTCCCGCCTCGGGGCGCTGGTGCACCGCAAGACGTGCACCTGCGTGGCGCTCACACAT GTGGAGTCCGGCGACCGTGCGTCGTTCTCGAAGGTGGTGGAGTCGATCAAGACGAACTTCAACGAGCGCTACGAGGAGCTGCGGCGGCACTGGGGCGGCGGCGCGCTCGGGAACAAGTCCAACGCGCGGATCGCCAAACTCGAGAAGGCGAAGGCCCGCGAACTGGCGCAGAAGCAGGGCTag